A single genomic interval of Longimicrobium sp. harbors:
- a CDS encoding UvrB/UvrC motif-containing protein, whose protein sequence is MLCDRCEKNEAKIHLTQIQNKEMTTRHLCESCAAALGLDAGPAGSPAAAAAAPLADFLAQMGKAIASESTATAGTCPSCGLTLADFKRTGRLGCGRCWGAFEGNLRGLLRKLHGGTQHVGKVYLPPDPSETDRVQRITSLRRSLQRAVDEEDFERAAALRDQIRRLEAELEV, encoded by the coding sequence ATGCTCTGCGACCGCTGCGAGAAGAACGAGGCGAAGATCCACCTCACGCAGATCCAGAACAAGGAGATGACCACGCGTCATCTCTGCGAGAGCTGCGCGGCCGCGCTGGGGCTCGACGCCGGCCCCGCCGGGAGCCCGGCCGCGGCGGCGGCCGCGCCGCTGGCCGACTTCCTGGCGCAGATGGGGAAGGCGATCGCCTCGGAGAGCACGGCCACGGCGGGCACCTGCCCCTCGTGCGGGCTCACCCTGGCCGACTTCAAGCGCACGGGGCGGCTGGGGTGCGGCCGGTGCTGGGGCGCCTTCGAGGGGAACCTGCGGGGGCTGCTGCGCAAGCTGCACGGCGGCACGCAGCACGTGGGCAAGGTCTACCTCCCCCCCGACCCCTCGGAGACCGACCGGGTGCAGCGCATCACCTCGCTGCGCCGGAGCCTCCAGCGCGCCGTGGACGAGGAGGACTTCGAGCGTGCCGCCGCCCTGCGCGACCAGATCCGCCGCCTGGAGGCGGAGCTGGAGGTGTGA